CCTCGGCGATCGAGTGGGTGACGAAGAGCACCGTGAACTTCGTCTCCTCCCACAGCTGCAGCAGCTCGTCCTGGCAGGTGCGCCGCGTGAGCGCGTCGAGCGCCGCGAAGGGCTCGTCCATCAGGAGGATGTCGGGCTCCATCGCCATGCCGCGGGCAATCGCCACGCGCTGCTTCATGCCGCCGGACAGGGTGTGGGGGTAGCTGTCGACGGCGCGGGTCAGGCTGACCTTCTCGATGTAGGCCCGCGCCCGCTCCTCCGCCTCGCGGCGGGGCATCTTGCGGGCGTTGAGGAGCGGGAACATCACGTTCTCCAGCACCGTCTTCCAGGGCAGGAGCTGGTCGAACTCCTGGAAGACCATCATCCGGTCGGCCCCGGGCTCCTTGACTACCCGGTCCTTGATGCGGATCTCGCCCTCGGTCGGGTGCATGTAGCCGCCCACCGCCTTGAGCAGGGTGGACTTGCCGCAGCCGGACGGCCCGAGCAGCACGAAGCGGTCGGAGGTGTCGACCTTGAAGCTGACGCGCTCGGTCGCGGTGACGAGCACGTTGGGGGTCTTGTAGCGCAAGGTGACGCCGCGGACGTCGAGGAGCGCGGTCATGATGGCGTGTCCCTTCTCGGCGAGGTCGCGTCAGTTGCCGTTCAGGTCGTGGGCGACCGGCAGGTAGTAATCGGTCCAGGCCTTCGGCTTGTTGCGAAGAGTGCCGATCCGGCCGAGATGTTCGGCGAAGCGCATCGTGCCTTGCGGCTGGAGGTTGAACTCCATCATGCCGGGCTCACCCAGGTAGCTCAGCAGGTCCTCGACGCTGGTCTTGTCGCCGGTCACCTCGCGGTAGATCTCGACCGCCTTGCGCGTGTCCTGGCGAATCAGGGCCTGCGCCTCTTCCGATGCGGCCCGCACCGCCTGGACGATCTTCGGGTTGGCGTCGGCGAACTTGGTGGTGGTGAAGAACTGGCCCTGCGTCAGCGGCCCGCCGATGATGTCGGGCGAGCGGGCGACGATGTGGGCGCCCGGGACGGTGCGCAATTCGACGTACTGGAACGGCGGCGCGGCGAAGTGGGTCTTGATCTCGTGGGTGGGGTTGGCGAGCGCGATCGCCGCGTCCGGGTGCCCGAGCTGCACCGTGTTGGCGTCGAGCCGGCCGGACTGGTCGGCGCCCCAGATCTCGCCCGCCGCCATCTGGAGCAGGATCGCCTGCGTCGAGACCTTGACGGTCGGCACCGCGATCTTGTCGCCGGGCGCGATATCCTTGACCGTCTTGATCTTCGGGTCGCGGCTGACGAGCAGCAGCGGCAGCGCCGAGGTGGCGACGATGCCCTTCACCCCGCCCCGCGTGCGGTCCCACAGCAGCAGCAGGTTGCCGGTGCCGGTATTGACGATGTCGACCCCGCCGGCGAGCAGCGCGTCGGTCTGGCTGCCGCCGCCCGAGAAGGTGATCCACTTCGTCTTCACGCCCGGCACACCGAGCTTCTCGGCGTGCTTCTCGATCAGCCCCTGCTTCTCGATGATGTGGGTCGGCAGGTAGATGATGCCGGGCTGGCGCGTGATCGCGATCTCGCTCTTCTGCTGCGCGACGGCCGGGCCGAAGCCGGCGACCACTGCGCTGGCGGCGAGGAGGCCCGCCGCGAAGACGCGGCGCGCGGGCGAGTGGATCATGAGCGTTCTCCCGGGGCCGCTTCAGGGCGGCGCGTGCCGGCCGCTGTGGTTCTGAATCGTCGGCCTGGCCCCCTCACTAAAATGGTAATGCATTAGTATGTCAACCGGGAACGCGCCGTGTTAGGCTGTGCCCGGGGCCGCTCCGGTTGCCCCGTGCCGCTGTTAGAGTTCGATCGCCATGAACGCCGTCTTCGCCGGTGCGCAGCGTCTGCGCGACCGCTCGCGCCACGCCGCCCCCCAGGTCTTCGATCTCATCCGGGAAAAAATCGTCGCGCTCGACCTCGCGCCCGGCACGGTGCTGTCGCGGCCCGAATTGCAGGCGAGCTTCGGGCTGAGCGCCACCCCGATCCGCGACGCGCTGCTGCGCCTCCAGGAAGAGGGCCTGGTCGACATCTTCCCGCAATCGGCGACGGTGGTGAGCCGCATCGACCTCGCGGCGGCCCGCCAGGCGCAGTTCCTGCGCCGTGCCGTCGAGCAGGAGGTGGTGCGCACCCTGGCGCTCGCGCCCGACCGGGCGCTCGTCGCCCGGCTCCAGGCCTTCGTGACCGAGCAGGGGATTTTTGCGGATCAGGGCGACCTCGCCCGCCTGTCGGCCAGCGACGAAGCCTTCCACCGCGCCCTGTGCGACGCGGCGGACGTGCCCGACCTGTGGGACCTGATCCGCAGCCGCAGCGGCCACATCGACCGCCTGCGCCGCCTGCACCTGCCGGTGGAGGGCAAGGCACAGCAGATCGTGGCCGATCACCGGCGGATCGTGGCAGCTTTGGCCGAGGGGACGGCTGAGGCGGCGCAGGAGGCGGTTCGCGACCATCTCTCGAAGTCGATCGCGCTGGGTGACGAGATCCGGGCGCGGTGGCCGGCATATTTCGCGTGACCTCACCCACGTCCCCCACCCTTTCCCGGACGACTGGAGCGTCAGCGGAAGGAGATCCGGGAACCAGGGGAGAAGTGCCGCGAAGCGGCTCTGCTTTTACACCATCGTGGGCAGACGGGCGCTTCGCGAAGTTTAATTGCGGGATCCCGGATCTCCTTCCGCTGACGCTGCAGTCGTCCGGGAAAGGGCCAGCCTTATTCTAGTAGCGGAGACTACCCCCGTCCCACCACCGTCCGGATCGCGAAGCTCGACTGGATCCGCGCCACCCCCGGCAGGCGCGACAGCACCTCCTTGTGCAACCGCTCGTAATCGCCCGCATCCGACACTTCGATCCGCATCAGGTAATCGGACAGGCCGGTCATCAGGTAGCAGTCGCGCACCTCCGGGCAGCGGCGCACCGCCGCCTCGAACC
This is a stretch of genomic DNA from Methylobacterium sp. 17Sr1-1. It encodes these proteins:
- a CDS encoding ABC transporter ATP-binding protein, with product MTALLDVRGVTLRYKTPNVLVTATERVSFKVDTSDRFVLLGPSGCGKSTLLKAVGGYMHPTEGEIRIKDRVVKEPGADRMMVFQEFDQLLPWKTVLENVMFPLLNARKMPRREAEERARAYIEKVSLTRAVDSYPHTLSGGMKQRVAIARGMAMEPDILLMDEPFAALDALTRRTCQDELLQLWEETKFTVLFVTHSIAEAIKIGNRILLLSPHPGRVKAEVRDVDKVSAHDGSAGQLEQQIHDLLFTDEPAHHH
- a CDS encoding ABC transporter substrate-binding protein; translation: MIHSPARRVFAAGLLAASAVVAGFGPAVAQQKSEIAITRQPGIIYLPTHIIEKQGLIEKHAEKLGVPGVKTKWITFSGGGSQTDALLAGGVDIVNTGTGNLLLLWDRTRGGVKGIVATSALPLLLVSRDPKIKTVKDIAPGDKIAVPTVKVSTQAILLQMAAGEIWGADQSGRLDANTVQLGHPDAAIALANPTHEIKTHFAAPPFQYVELRTVPGAHIVARSPDIIGGPLTQGQFFTTTKFADANPKIVQAVRAASEEAQALIRQDTRKAVEIYREVTGDKTSVEDLLSYLGEPGMMEFNLQPQGTMRFAEHLGRIGTLRNKPKAWTDYYLPVAHDLNGN
- a CDS encoding GntR family transcriptional regulator; the encoded protein is MNAVFAGAQRLRDRSRHAAPQVFDLIREKIVALDLAPGTVLSRPELQASFGLSATPIRDALLRLQEEGLVDIFPQSATVVSRIDLAAARQAQFLRRAVEQEVVRTLALAPDRALVARLQAFVTEQGIFADQGDLARLSASDEAFHRALCDAADVPDLWDLIRSRSGHIDRLRRLHLPVEGKAQQIVADHRRIVAALAEGTAEAAQEAVRDHLSKSIALGDEIRARWPAYFA